One stretch of Natronobacterium gregoryi SP2 DNA includes these proteins:
- the radA gene encoding DNA repair and recombination protein RadA — translation MPDADLETLPGVGPATAEKLQDAGFESFQSLAVASPSELSNTADVGESTAADIVSAARDAADIGGFETGSTVLERRNKIGKLSWHIDEVDDLLGGGIETQSITEVYGEFGSGKSQVTHQMAVNVQLPEEVGGLHGSAMFIDSEDTFRPERIDDMVRGLPEEAIEATMEDREIEGSADDEEALDELVDAILEKIHVAKAFNSNHQMLLAEKAQELAGEHEDSDYPIRLLCVDSLTAHFRAEYVGRGELADRQQKLNKHLHDLDKVGNLYNAAVIVTNQVASNPDSYFGDPTQPIGGNILGHKSTFRIYLRKSKGDKRIVRLVDAPNLADGEAVMRVEDAGLTPE, via the coding sequence ATGCCCGACGCAGATCTCGAGACGCTCCCCGGCGTTGGACCGGCAACCGCAGAGAAACTCCAGGATGCAGGCTTCGAATCGTTCCAGAGTCTCGCCGTCGCCTCGCCCTCGGAGCTGTCGAATACGGCCGACGTCGGCGAGTCCACTGCCGCAGACATCGTCAGTGCCGCTCGCGACGCCGCCGACATCGGCGGCTTCGAGACCGGGTCGACGGTACTCGAACGACGGAACAAGATCGGAAAACTGAGCTGGCACATCGACGAGGTCGACGACCTGCTCGGTGGCGGCATCGAGACCCAGTCGATCACCGAGGTGTACGGCGAGTTCGGCTCCGGCAAGTCCCAGGTCACTCACCAGATGGCCGTCAACGTCCAACTTCCCGAGGAGGTCGGCGGTCTCCACGGCAGCGCGATGTTTATCGACAGCGAGGACACGTTCCGCCCCGAGCGAATCGACGACATGGTCCGTGGACTGCCCGAGGAGGCAATCGAAGCAACCATGGAGGACCGCGAGATCGAGGGGTCGGCCGACGACGAGGAGGCCCTCGACGAACTCGTCGACGCCATCCTCGAGAAGATCCACGTCGCGAAGGCGTTCAACTCCAACCACCAGATGCTGCTGGCCGAGAAAGCCCAGGAGCTGGCGGGTGAACACGAGGACTCGGACTACCCCATCCGACTGCTCTGTGTCGACTCGCTGACGGCCCACTTCCGCGCCGAGTACGTCGGCCGTGGCGAACTCGCAGACCGCCAGCAGAAGCTCAACAAGCACCTCCACGACCTCGACAAGGTCGGCAACCTCTACAACGCCGCAGTGATCGTCACCAACCAGGTCGCCTCGAACCCCGACTCCTACTTCGGCGATCCGACACAGCCGATCGGTGGCAACATCCTCGGCCACAAGTCCACGTTCCGTATCTATCTGCGCAAGTCCAAGGGAGACAAGCGGATCGTCCGACTGGTCGACGCACCGAACCTCGCCGACGGCGAGGCCGTCATGCGCGTCGAGGACGCCGGCCTGACACCCGAGTAG
- a CDS encoding outer membrane protein assembly factor BamB family protein, protein MTNWNQHEGDSRNAGTRRDRDGPLRVETDWIVDLTGPVGSPVLDHDTVFVGTERGNLYALERETGRRRWTFETLSATNATPIVTRDRLFLATDDGTVYAIDPGTGDELWSTDLPASLSSSPTFDDGQLYVGHTAGLSALEGETGDVIWTHETESAVVGCPAVGDETESAPLEESQPQAPEADGLSVDVPTEIEAETETVSADAGVYVGTEGGTVYGLECETGEEAWTAPADGGIAGGPTVADGLVYVSDDDGTMIAMDADSGQSWFTYEIRDAFSTSATVLPELDATFLGATDGYLHVTDTTFGRRKLRGWLFAKKGVQLDGPVHGSPVVVGDVVCVADSTGSLYGLDIADDCTHLWHFGVDDAISSTPAVGDEQLFVGSDGGQLYCLTWNPDEARP, encoded by the coding sequence GTGACCAACTGGAACCAGCACGAGGGTGATTCACGGAACGCGGGAACCCGACGCGACCGTGACGGTCCGCTTCGGGTCGAGACCGACTGGATAGTCGACCTCACCGGCCCGGTCGGATCGCCGGTGCTCGACCACGATACAGTCTTCGTCGGAACCGAACGAGGAAACCTCTACGCACTCGAGCGGGAGACCGGCCGTCGGCGGTGGACGTTCGAGACCCTGAGCGCGACGAACGCGACGCCGATCGTCACCCGCGACCGACTGTTTCTCGCCACCGACGACGGCACCGTCTACGCGATCGATCCCGGGACGGGAGACGAACTGTGGAGTACGGACCTCCCGGCCTCTCTCTCCTCGTCGCCCACGTTCGACGACGGCCAGCTGTACGTCGGCCACACGGCCGGTCTCTCGGCGCTCGAGGGTGAAACCGGTGACGTGATCTGGACCCACGAGACCGAGTCGGCAGTCGTCGGCTGTCCAGCCGTCGGCGACGAAACGGAGTCGGCCCCGCTCGAGGAGAGCCAGCCCCAGGCTCCGGAGGCCGACGGGCTGTCGGTCGACGTACCGACCGAGATCGAGGCCGAAACTGAGACTGTTTCGGCCGATGCAGGCGTCTACGTCGGCACAGAGGGCGGAACCGTCTACGGCCTCGAGTGCGAGACGGGCGAGGAAGCCTGGACGGCACCGGCGGACGGCGGTATCGCTGGTGGACCGACGGTCGCGGACGGACTGGTCTACGTGAGCGACGACGACGGCACCATGATCGCGATGGACGCCGACTCCGGACAGTCGTGGTTCACTTACGAGATCCGCGACGCGTTCAGCACCTCGGCAACCGTGCTTCCGGAACTCGATGCAACGTTTCTCGGCGCGACCGACGGCTATCTCCACGTCACCGACACGACGTTCGGCCGGCGCAAACTCCGTGGTTGGCTGTTCGCGAAGAAAGGCGTCCAGCTCGACGGTCCAGTCCACGGCAGCCCCGTCGTCGTCGGCGATGTCGTCTGTGTCGCCGACTCGACGGGCTCGCTGTACGGACTCGACATTGCCGACGACTGCACACACCTCTGGCACTTCGGTGTCGACGACGCCATCTCGAGTACGCCAGCGGTTGGTGACGAGCAACTGTTCGTCGGCAGCGACGGCGGGCAGTTGTACTGTTTGACCTGGAACCCCGACGAGGCACGACCGTAG
- the pspAB gene encoding PspA-associated protein PspAB, with protein sequence MGLLDGLRSVLGLRAEADASRDADPDDLFGMSTAYVTMEAELGYESADVGALCFSGVDSRSFREAVDEVEAILEAGQEETGTDFSVSEDDHGYHWVVLEDDDPEDLITSLHFAADTFIEHGYGSRLLAAVFAYERADTVSRHRDGGGEAAGANGPAYWIYSFRRGAYYPFAPQPGRERDSGAEFKLEAALDGELEIEREKEYWYPLWPSASGTHPWE encoded by the coding sequence ATGGGACTGCTGGACGGGCTTCGATCCGTACTCGGATTGCGTGCCGAAGCCGACGCGAGCCGCGACGCCGACCCCGACGACCTCTTCGGGATGAGCACCGCCTACGTGACGATGGAGGCCGAACTCGGCTACGAGTCAGCAGACGTCGGCGCACTCTGTTTCTCCGGCGTCGACTCACGTAGCTTCCGGGAGGCCGTCGACGAGGTCGAGGCCATTCTGGAAGCCGGCCAGGAGGAGACCGGCACCGACTTCTCGGTCTCCGAGGACGACCACGGCTACCACTGGGTCGTTCTCGAGGATGACGACCCCGAGGACCTGATCACCAGCCTCCACTTCGCCGCCGACACGTTCATCGAGCACGGCTACGGCTCGCGGCTGCTCGCCGCCGTCTTCGCCTACGAGAGAGCCGATACCGTCTCACGGCATCGAGACGGAGGCGGCGAAGCCGCCGGAGCGAACGGACCCGCCTACTGGATCTACTCGTTCCGCCGGGGCGCGTACTACCCCTTCGCGCCCCAACCCGGCAGGGAACGCGACTCGGGCGCGGAGTTCAAACTCGAGGCCGCGTTAGACGGCGAACTCGAGATCGAACGGGAAAAAGAGTACTGGTACCCGCTGTGGCCGAGTGCAAGCGGTACTCATCCCTGGGAATGA